Proteins encoded by one window of Vibrio panuliri:
- the ppc gene encoding phosphoenolpyruvate carboxylase, which yields MNEKYSALRSNVSMLGHLLGNTIKDAHGDVILEKVETIRKLSKSARSGNQADREHLIEEIKSLPNEQLTPVAHAFNQFLNLTNMAEQYHTISRHCDAHVCEPDAINTLFSKLSQHKVSKLDTAQAVRDLNIELVLTAHPTEITRRTMINKLVKINECLSKLELSDLSVKERQKTERRLEQLIAQGWHSDTIRQQRPTPLDEAKWGFAVVENSLWEAVPEFLRELDGKLEAYLGEALPIDAAPVHFSSWMGGDRDGNPFVTHTITREVLLLSRWKAADLYLGDINELVSELSMTRSNDEVRALAGEDEHEPYRAILKSLRKLLNETKDILDAKIQGQKLAVKAPLQHADQLWKPLLACYKSLHECGMGVIADGSLLDTLRRVKAFGVHLVRLDIRQESTRHSEVISELTRYLGLGDYDQWSEQDKISFLTQELSSKRPLLPRDWQPSAPVQEVLDTCRIIAAQPRDSFGAYVISMARTASDVLAVHLLLQEAGCPYRMDVCPLFETLDDLNNAEAVIKQLMGIDLYRGFIQNHQMVMIGYSDSAKDAGVMSAGWAQYHAMESLVKVADEEGVDLTLFHGRGGTIGRGGAPAHAALLSQPPKSLKGGLRVTEQGEMIRFKLGLPDVAVNSFNMYASAILEANLLPPPEPKKDWRDLMNVLSEVSCEAYRGIVRGEPDFVPYFRQATPELELGKLPLGSRPSKRNPNGGVESLRAIPWIFSWSQNRLILPAWLGAGEAIQYSIDRGHQELLEEMCREWPFFSTRLGMLEMVYSKCNIAISRYYDERLADPELLPLGDRLREQLQKDIKTVLNVENNENLMQSDPWGQESIRLRNIYIEPLNMLQAELLYRTRLVDEPSPELEEALMVTIAGIAAGMRNTG from the coding sequence ATGAACGAGAAATACTCTGCTCTACGTAGTAATGTGAGCATGTTGGGTCACTTGCTCGGTAATACTATCAAGGATGCACATGGAGACGTGATTCTTGAGAAAGTAGAAACCATACGTAAGCTTTCTAAATCTGCACGCTCTGGTAACCAAGCAGACCGCGAACATCTTATCGAAGAAATTAAGAGCTTACCAAATGAGCAACTTACCCCTGTTGCTCACGCTTTTAACCAGTTTCTCAATCTGACCAATATGGCAGAGCAATACCACACTATTTCACGTCACTGTGATGCGCACGTTTGTGAACCTGATGCGATTAACACGCTGTTTTCCAAACTAAGCCAGCACAAGGTGAGCAAACTGGATACGGCTCAAGCCGTCCGCGACCTAAACATTGAACTGGTTCTGACTGCCCATCCTACAGAAATTACTCGCCGTACCATGATCAACAAGTTGGTCAAGATTAACGAGTGTTTATCGAAACTAGAACTTAGCGACCTGTCGGTCAAAGAACGCCAAAAAACCGAACGTCGTTTAGAGCAACTGATTGCGCAAGGTTGGCACTCAGATACGATTCGCCAACAACGTCCAACACCTCTTGATGAAGCGAAATGGGGCTTTGCCGTAGTCGAAAATTCTCTGTGGGAAGCCGTCCCTGAATTTCTACGCGAGTTAGATGGCAAGCTTGAAGCCTATCTTGGTGAAGCACTGCCAATTGACGCTGCGCCGGTGCACTTCTCATCTTGGATGGGCGGAGACCGCGATGGCAACCCATTTGTTACTCACACCATCACACGTGAAGTACTGCTGCTATCCCGTTGGAAAGCTGCCGATCTCTATTTGGGTGACATCAACGAACTGGTCAGCGAACTGTCGATGACTCGCAGCAATGACGAAGTACGCGCCTTAGCTGGCGAAGATGAGCATGAACCTTATCGAGCGATTCTGAAATCACTGCGTAAACTGCTTAACGAAACGAAAGATATCCTTGATGCCAAGATTCAAGGTCAAAAACTCGCAGTTAAAGCGCCATTGCAGCATGCAGATCAGCTTTGGAAGCCACTACTAGCTTGTTACAAGTCGCTACATGAGTGCGGCATGGGTGTGATTGCCGATGGCTCACTACTTGATACTCTGCGCCGCGTTAAAGCATTTGGCGTCCATCTTGTGCGTCTTGATATTCGTCAGGAAAGCACGCGCCATTCAGAGGTGATCTCTGAGCTAACACGCTACCTTGGTTTAGGAGACTACGACCAGTGGAGCGAGCAAGACAAAATCTCGTTCCTAACTCAAGAACTGAGCTCCAAGCGTCCCCTGCTACCACGTGATTGGCAACCATCAGCACCAGTACAAGAAGTGTTAGATACGTGCCGCATTATCGCAGCACAACCACGCGACTCTTTTGGTGCCTACGTCATTTCAATGGCTCGCACAGCCTCAGATGTTCTAGCCGTGCACCTCTTGCTGCAAGAAGCGGGTTGCCCTTACCGCATGGATGTGTGTCCACTGTTTGAAACGCTTGATGACCTTAACAACGCAGAAGCCGTGATTAAGCAGCTAATGGGCATCGACCTATACCGTGGCTTTATTCAAAATCATCAAATGGTGATGATTGGCTATTCTGATTCAGCCAAAGATGCTGGAGTTATGTCAGCAGGTTGGGCGCAATACCATGCGATGGAATCGCTGGTTAAAGTAGCGGATGAGGAAGGCGTTGATTTAACACTGTTCCACGGACGTGGTGGTACTATCGGTCGTGGTGGTGCCCCTGCACATGCGGCATTGCTCTCTCAGCCACCAAAAAGTTTGAAAGGCGGCTTACGCGTTACAGAGCAAGGTGAGATGATCCGCTTCAAGCTTGGTTTACCTGATGTTGCCGTCAATAGCTTCAATATGTACGCCAGTGCGATTCTAGAAGCAAACTTACTGCCGCCACCAGAGCCGAAGAAAGATTGGCGCGATTTGATGAACGTTTTGTCAGAAGTCAGCTGCGAGGCTTACCGTGGTATCGTGCGCGGTGAACCAGACTTTGTTCCTTACTTCCGTCAAGCTACCCCTGAACTAGAACTGGGTAAACTCCCATTGGGTTCTCGCCCATCAAAACGTAATCCAAACGGTGGGGTTGAAAGTTTACGTGCTATTCCATGGATCTTCTCATGGAGCCAAAACCGCCTGATTCTGCCTGCTTGGTTAGGCGCGGGTGAAGCAATTCAGTATTCCATCGACCGAGGTCATCAAGAGCTGCTAGAAGAGATGTGCCGTGAATGGCCATTCTTCTCTACACGCCTTGGTATGCTTGAGATGGTGTACTCAAAATGTAACATCGCTATTTCACGCTACTACGATGAACGCTTAGCCGATCCAGAACTGTTACCACTGGGCGATCGCCTACGTGAACAGTTGCAAAAGGACATCAAAACCGTCCTGAATGTTGAGAACAACGAAAACCTTATGCAGAGCGATCCTTGGGGGCAAGAATCAATCCGTCTGCGTAATATCTACATTGAACCTCTCAACATGCTTCAAGCTGAGTTGCTCTATCGTACGCGCTTAGTCGACGAACCTTCTCCTGAGCTAGAAGAAGCCTTAATGGTGACCATCGCGGGCATTGCGGCGGGTATGCGCAATACTGGCTAA
- the gpsA gene encoding NAD(P)H-dependent glycerol-3-phosphate dehydrogenase — translation MTISNINNAYGKEVTMTVLGAGSYGTSLAISLARNGANVVIWGHEPEHMAKLEADRANQEFLPGIDFPDSLIVESDLEKAVQASRDLLVVVPSHVFGIVLGSVKPHLRPDSRICWATKGLEPETGRLLKEVAHDILGESYSLAVLSGPTFAKELAMGMPTAISVASPDAQFVADLQEKIHCSKTFRVYANSDFTGMQLGGAVKNVIAIGAGMSDGIGFGANARTALITRGLAEMCRLGAALGAQTETFMGMAGLGDLVLTCTDNQSRNRRFGLALGQGKDVDTAQQEIGQVVEGYRNTKEVWMLAQRMGVEMPIVDQIYQVLYQNKDAREAAKDLLARDKKAEA, via the coding sequence ATGACAATTTCAAACATCAATAATGCCTACGGGAAAGAGGTAACAATGACGGTTTTAGGTGCTGGCTCTTACGGTACCTCACTGGCTATCTCTCTCGCTCGTAATGGCGCCAATGTGGTGATTTGGGGACATGAGCCTGAGCATATGGCGAAGCTGGAAGCCGATCGTGCAAACCAAGAGTTTTTACCGGGTATTGATTTCCCTGACTCTTTGATTGTTGAGTCAGACCTAGAAAAAGCAGTGCAAGCAAGTCGTGACTTGCTGGTGGTTGTACCAAGCCATGTGTTTGGTATTGTGCTCGGTAGCGTGAAACCTCACTTGCGTCCAGATTCACGTATCTGTTGGGCAACCAAAGGGTTAGAGCCAGAGACGGGACGTTTATTGAAAGAGGTCGCACACGATATTCTTGGTGAAAGCTACTCATTAGCGGTGTTGTCTGGTCCTACCTTTGCCAAAGAACTGGCGATGGGGATGCCAACGGCGATTTCAGTGGCTTCACCTGACGCGCAGTTTGTGGCGGATCTACAAGAGAAGATCCACTGCAGCAAAACTTTCCGTGTTTACGCCAATAGTGACTTTACGGGTATGCAGCTCGGTGGCGCGGTGAAAAATGTTATCGCGATTGGTGCTGGTATGTCTGATGGTATTGGGTTTGGTGCCAATGCGCGTACGGCATTAATTACTCGCGGTTTGGCGGAAATGTGCCGTCTTGGCGCCGCTCTTGGGGCGCAAACGGAAACCTTTATGGGTATGGCGGGTTTGGGTGACCTTGTACTAACCTGTACGGATAATCAATCGCGCAACCGTCGTTTTGGTTTGGCATTAGGTCAAGGGAAGGATGTCGATACAGCGCAACAAGAAATTGGTCAAGTGGTAGAAGGTTACCGCAATACCAAGGAAGTGTGGATGCTAGCCCAGCGTATGGGAGTTGAGATGCCAATTGTTGACCAAATCTATCAAGTATTGTATCAAAACAAAGATGCACGCGAGGCAGCCAAAGATCTGTTAGCGCGCGATAAAAAAGCGGAAGCATAA
- the cysE gene encoding serine O-acetyltransferase, producing MKHCEKKQIWRTIVQEAREQSEQEPMLASFYHATIIKHDSLCAALSYILANKLETVSMPAMAVREVVEEAFAADPSITEAAACDICATVNRDPAVSMYSIPLLYLKGYHALQGYRVANWLWKQGRVALATYLQNQISVACQVDIHPAARIGRAIMLDHATGIVIGETAVVENDVSILQDVTLGGTGKESGDRHPKIREGVMIGAGAKILGNIEVGVGAKIASCSVVLQEVPPHTTVAGIPAKVVGRPQTDKPSLDMDQQFNGKSQKFVHGDGI from the coding sequence ATGAAGCATTGCGAAAAAAAACAGATTTGGCGGACGATAGTTCAGGAAGCTCGAGAGCAGTCTGAACAAGAGCCGATGCTGGCGAGTTTTTATCATGCAACCATCATTAAGCATGACAGCCTATGTGCTGCGTTGAGCTATATTCTCGCTAATAAGCTTGAAACGGTATCGATGCCTGCCATGGCGGTGAGGGAAGTGGTTGAAGAGGCATTTGCCGCAGACCCAAGTATTACCGAGGCTGCTGCATGTGATATTTGTGCGACAGTCAATCGCGATCCTGCGGTTTCAATGTATTCCATCCCACTGCTTTATTTGAAAGGCTATCATGCTCTGCAAGGCTACCGCGTGGCAAACTGGTTATGGAAGCAAGGTCGAGTGGCGTTAGCGACTTACCTGCAAAACCAAATTTCAGTGGCGTGCCAAGTGGATATTCACCCTGCGGCTCGCATTGGTCGCGCCATCATGCTCGATCATGCAACTGGTATTGTTATCGGTGAAACGGCGGTGGTAGAGAATGACGTCTCGATTCTGCAAGATGTGACGCTAGGCGGTACGGGTAAAGAAAGTGGTGATCGCCATCCAAAAATCCGCGAGGGTGTGATGATTGGTGCAGGGGCGAAGATCCTTGGCAACATTGAAGTTGGGGTTGGAGCAAAGATTGCCTCTTGCTCGGTGGTACTGCAAGAAGTTCCACCGCATACCACGGTTGCGGGTATTCCGGCTAAAGTCGTTGGTCGCCCACAAACCGATAAGCCATCGCTCGATATGGATCAGCAATTTAACGGCAAATCACAGAAGTTTGTCCATGGTGATGGCATCTAG
- the argE gene encoding acetylornithine deacetylase gives MQLPSFIEVYRGLISTSSISSSDPSWDEGNQQVIDKLATWLKDLDFSVDVIQAAPGKYNLVAKKGHGEGGLLLAGHSDTVPFDQGRWNFEPHALTEANNRFYGLGTADMKGFFAFIIEAVKKVDWSKQTKPLYILATCDEETTMLGARHFTDNTPIKPDYCIIGEPTSLVPVRGHKGHVANAVRVTGKSGHSSDPGLGVNAIEIMHEVLFALMKLRDKLIKEYHHPGFAIPNPTLNLGHIHGGDSANRICGCCELHYDVRPLPGISLDGLDNMLRAALQEVQAKWPGRIAITPLHDPVPGFECQHDHPFVHGVEQLCQTPSETVNYCTEAPFLSQLCPTLVLGPGSIEQAHQPDEFLAFEFIDPTINILSKSIYQYCFD, from the coding sequence ATGCAACTACCTAGCTTTATTGAGGTCTATCGCGGCCTAATCTCTACCTCTTCAATTAGCTCATCTGATCCAAGTTGGGATGAGGGTAATCAGCAGGTTATAGACAAACTTGCCACCTGGTTGAAAGATCTCGATTTTTCGGTGGATGTAATCCAAGCAGCGCCAGGAAAGTACAACCTAGTGGCCAAAAAAGGCCACGGCGAAGGTGGACTGCTTTTGGCTGGACACAGTGATACCGTGCCATTTGACCAAGGCCGCTGGAATTTCGAACCCCATGCCCTAACGGAAGCAAACAATCGTTTCTATGGCTTAGGTACTGCAGACATGAAAGGCTTTTTTGCCTTTATCATTGAAGCGGTAAAGAAGGTAGATTGGAGTAAACAAACCAAACCCCTCTATATTTTGGCGACCTGTGACGAAGAAACCACCATGCTAGGGGCGCGCCACTTTACCGACAATACGCCGATCAAGCCGGATTACTGTATTATTGGTGAACCCACCAGCTTGGTTCCTGTGCGCGGCCACAAAGGCCATGTGGCGAATGCGGTGCGGGTAACAGGCAAATCAGGTCACTCTTCCGATCCCGGATTGGGGGTTAATGCAATCGAGATCATGCACGAAGTGTTATTTGCCTTGATGAAATTGCGTGACAAGTTAATTAAAGAGTATCACCACCCAGGTTTTGCTATTCCCAACCCAACCTTGAACCTAGGTCATATCCATGGTGGTGACAGTGCTAATCGCATTTGCGGCTGCTGTGAATTGCACTACGATGTCCGCCCCTTACCGGGAATCAGCCTCGATGGTTTGGACAATATGTTGCGCGCTGCATTGCAAGAGGTACAAGCTAAGTGGCCAGGACGAATTGCGATTACTCCTCTGCACGATCCTGTACCCGGATTTGAATGCCAACATGACCACCCTTTTGTTCATGGTGTTGAGCAGCTTTGCCAAACCCCTTCTGAAACCGTCAACTACTGCACTGAAGCGCCATTTTTAAGTCAGCTCTGCCCGACCCTAGTGCTAGGCCCCGGCTCGATTGAGCAAGCTCATCAGCCAGATGAGTTTTTGGCGTTTGAGTTTATCGATCCCACCATCAATATTCTTTCCAAGTCGATTTACCAATACTGCTTCGACTAG
- a CDS encoding rhodanese-like domain-containing protein — protein MQEYIAFFQENMILSVVWVGLLVALIMNIVKTSTAAYKEITASDTTHKINRENGVVIDIRTKDEFKKGHITEALHVLPSDIKAGNFGSLENRKADPIIVVCKTGQTAQESANLLAKAGFEQVFVLKNGLITWSEANLPLVRGKK, from the coding sequence ATGCAAGAGTACATCGCGTTTTTCCAAGAGAATATGATTCTGTCTGTGGTTTGGGTTGGCCTTTTGGTTGCGCTTATCATGAATATCGTAAAAACATCAACTGCAGCATACAAAGAGATCACTGCCAGTGATACAACACACAAGATCAATCGTGAAAATGGCGTGGTAATCGATATCCGAACCAAAGATGAGTTCAAAAAAGGTCATATTACCGAAGCACTTCACGTTTTACCGTCGGATATCAAAGCTGGTAACTTCGGTAGCCTTGAAAATCGCAAAGCAGACCCAATTATTGTGGTATGTAAAACAGGTCAAACCGCGCAAGAGAGTGCTAACCTGCTAGCGAAAGCAGGCTTTGAGCAAGTGTTCGTTCTTAAGAACGGTCTAATCACTTGGAGCGAAGCAAACCTGCCGCTAGTTCGCGGTAAAAAGTGA
- the secB gene encoding protein-export chaperone SecB gives MAEAAPQEAQNFVIQRIFLKDVSFEAPNSPEMFQKEWNPEVKLDLDTQSRELGEGVYEVVLRLTTTVKNAEETAFLCEVQQGGIFTAENMEAGQLAHCLGAFCPNILFPYARETISSLVMKGTFPQLNLAPVNFDALFMNYLQQQAQQGEGQAEA, from the coding sequence ATGGCTGAAGCAGCACCACAAGAAGCGCAAAACTTCGTTATTCAACGCATCTTCCTAAAAGATGTTTCATTTGAAGCGCCAAACTCACCAGAAATGTTCCAAAAAGAATGGAACCCAGAAGTGAAGCTGGATCTGGATACTCAAAGCCGCGAACTAGGCGAAGGTGTTTACGAAGTGGTTCTTCGTCTGACGACGACAGTGAAAAATGCAGAAGAGACTGCATTCCTATGTGAAGTACAGCAAGGTGGTATCTTTACTGCTGAGAACATGGAAGCAGGCCAGCTTGCACACTGTCTAGGTGCTTTCTGTCCGAACATCCTGTTCCCTTATGCACGTGAAACGATTTCTAGCCTAGTTATGAAAGGTACTTTCCCGCAGCTAAACCTTGCACCAGTTAACTTTGACGCTCTGTTTATGAACTACCTACAACAGCAAGCGCAGCAAGGCGAAGGTCAAGCGGAAGCATAA
- a CDS encoding PadR family transcriptional regulator, translating into MSLPHVILTVLSTRDATGYDITKEFSATIGYFWKASHQQVYRELNKMAQNQLVTCVLEPQEGKPDRKVYSITDAGRVALGEWFDQPTAHPTVRDEFSAKLMACSVQPSAPFKDQLATLVEESRKLVEHYKEIENAYYSNTATLDKQQRLERLTLRRNLLIRQAWIEWADEVLAELEALA; encoded by the coding sequence ATGTCATTACCACACGTAATTCTTACAGTTCTTAGCACTCGCGATGCAACTGGATACGACATCACCAAAGAGTTTTCTGCTACTATCGGATACTTCTGGAAAGCGAGCCACCAACAGGTTTATCGCGAGCTAAACAAGATGGCACAAAACCAGCTTGTGACTTGTGTACTAGAACCTCAAGAGGGTAAACCCGATCGTAAAGTTTACTCGATTACTGACGCGGGGCGTGTAGCGCTCGGTGAATGGTTCGACCAACCAACTGCGCACCCAACTGTACGCGATGAGTTCTCTGCCAAACTAATGGCGTGCTCAGTGCAACCTTCTGCGCCGTTCAAAGACCAACTCGCCACGCTAGTAGAAGAGTCTCGCAAGTTAGTAGAGCACTACAAAGAAATCGAAAACGCCTACTACTCAAACACAGCAACTTTAGATAAACAACAGCGTTTAGAGCGCTTAACTCTTCGTCGTAACCTATTGATCCGCCAAGCATGGATTGAATGGGCAGACGAAGTTTTGGCTGAACTAGAAGCGCTAGCTTAA
- the frdA gene encoding fumarate reductase (quinol) flavoprotein subunit: MQTIITDIAVIGAGGAGLRTAIAAAEANPDLEVALISKVYPMRSHTVAAEGGSAAVIKDEDSLDNHFNDTVGGGDWLCEQDVVEYFVENATREMIQMEQWGCPWSRKDNGEVNVRRFGGMKVERTWFAADKTGFHMLHTLFQTSMKYQNIKRFDEYFVVDLLVDEGEVQGLVAIHMAEGELVTIKAKSVVLATGGAGRVYHCNTNGGIVTGDGMAMAYRHGVPLRDMEFVQYHPTGLPGTGILMTEGCRGEGGIIVNKNGYRYLQDYGMGPETPVGQPKNKYMELGPRDKVSQAFWHEQQKGNTIKHPLGDVVHLDLRHLGEEYLQERLPFICELAKAYVNVDPAKEPIPIRPTVHYTMGGIETNGQCETRIKGLFAVGECASVGLHGANRLGSNSLAEFVVFGRVAGEHAVQRAAEFKGWNEESIATQVKAVEERIAELMNQEGDENWADIRTEMGHTMEAGCGIYRQEDLMQATIEKITELKARYKKIGIKDKGKVFNTDLLYAIEVGYGLEVAEAMVHSAILRKESRGAHQRLDDGCTERDDVNFLKHTLAFYQTDAAPSIDYSNVTITKSQPKARLYGEAAEKAAAEEKAKSEEQSAEEQA, from the coding sequence GTGCAAACTATCATCACAGATATCGCAGTCATCGGCGCTGGCGGCGCTGGTCTTCGTACTGCTATTGCAGCGGCAGAAGCTAACCCTGACTTGGAAGTCGCCCTGATTTCAAAAGTTTACCCTATGCGTTCTCACACGGTCGCGGCAGAGGGTGGCTCAGCGGCAGTTATCAAGGATGAAGATAGCCTAGACAATCACTTCAACGACACCGTTGGTGGTGGTGATTGGCTATGTGAACAGGATGTGGTGGAATATTTCGTCGAGAATGCTACGCGCGAAATGATCCAAATGGAGCAATGGGGCTGCCCTTGGAGCCGCAAAGATAATGGTGAAGTCAATGTTCGCCGCTTTGGTGGTATGAAGGTTGAACGCACTTGGTTTGCAGCCGACAAAACTGGCTTCCACATGCTACATACTCTTTTCCAGACCTCAATGAAGTACCAAAACATCAAACGTTTTGACGAATACTTTGTGGTTGACCTATTGGTTGACGAGGGTGAAGTGCAAGGCTTGGTTGCGATTCATATGGCAGAAGGTGAACTGGTTACGATTAAAGCGAAGTCTGTCGTACTGGCGACAGGTGGTGCTGGACGCGTTTACCACTGTAATACCAACGGCGGTATCGTAACGGGTGACGGTATGGCGATGGCATATCGCCACGGTGTACCACTGCGTGATATGGAGTTTGTTCAATACCACCCAACAGGTCTGCCTGGCACAGGTATTTTGATGACCGAAGGTTGTCGTGGTGAAGGCGGTATTATTGTCAACAAAAATGGCTACCGCTACCTGCAAGATTACGGTATGGGGCCAGAAACTCCGGTCGGTCAACCAAAGAACAAGTACATGGAACTGGGTCCACGTGACAAAGTTTCACAAGCATTCTGGCACGAGCAACAAAAAGGCAACACCATTAAGCACCCTCTAGGAGACGTGGTACACCTTGATCTCCGCCACCTTGGCGAAGAGTACTTACAAGAGCGTCTACCGTTTATTTGTGAGTTAGCCAAAGCTTACGTTAACGTCGACCCAGCCAAAGAGCCAATTCCTATTCGTCCAACCGTACACTACACCATGGGCGGTATCGAAACTAACGGTCAATGTGAAACGCGCATTAAAGGCCTATTTGCCGTGGGTGAATGTGCTTCCGTTGGTCTCCATGGCGCTAACCGCCTAGGTTCAAATTCACTGGCAGAGTTTGTGGTATTTGGCCGCGTTGCTGGTGAACATGCCGTACAACGCGCAGCAGAGTTTAAAGGCTGGAATGAAGAGTCTATCGCGACACAAGTAAAAGCGGTCGAAGAACGCATTGCCGAATTGATGAACCAAGAAGGCGATGAAAACTGGGCAGATATCCGCACTGAAATGGGTCATACCATGGAAGCGGGTTGTGGTATCTACCGTCAAGAAGACCTGATGCAGGCAACGATTGAAAAAATCACTGAACTGAAAGCGCGCTACAAAAAAATCGGCATTAAAGACAAAGGTAAAGTATTCAATACTGACTTACTGTATGCGATTGAAGTGGGCTACGGGCTTGAAGTGGCAGAAGCGATGGTTCACTCAGCGATTCTGCGTAAAGAGTCTCGCGGAGCTCACCAACGTCTTGACGATGGTTGCACCGAGCGTGATGACGTCAACTTCCTCAAGCATACTCTGGCTTTCTACCAAACTGATGCGGCACCAAGTATCGACTACAGCAATGTAACGATTACTAAGTCACAGCCAAAAGCGCGCTTGTACGGCGAAGCGGCAGAAAAAGCAGCAGCAGAAGAGAAAGCTAAAAGCGAAGAACAAAGCGCAGAGGAGCAAGCATAA
- the epmA gene encoding elongation factor P--(R)-beta-lysine ligase, giving the protein MSWQPTASIALLKQRAEVISTIRGFFSARNVLEVDTPAMSHATVTDIHLHTFQTDFVGPGYAQGSKLFLMTSPEFHMKRLLAAGSGCIYQINKAFRNEENGRFHNPEFTMLEWYRVGFDHHKLMDEMDDLLQLVLKVGQAERMTYQQAFMRVLGVCPLEGSMQELKLTAAKLGLSDIAEPEQDRDTLLQLLFSVGVEAKIGQQVPAFVYDFPASQAALAKINPNDARVADRFEVYFKGIELANGFHELDNPTEQLSRFEQDNAKRTEMGLSPQPIDFHLIEALKSGLPECAGVALGVDRLIMLALDCEHIDQVTAFPFPNA; this is encoded by the coding sequence ATGAGTTGGCAGCCAACGGCATCAATAGCACTGCTTAAACAACGTGCTGAGGTAATCAGCACTATTCGTGGATTCTTCTCTGCGCGCAATGTGTTGGAAGTAGACACGCCTGCAATGAGTCACGCAACGGTAACGGACATTCATCTTCATACCTTCCAAACGGATTTCGTCGGACCAGGTTATGCGCAAGGAAGTAAGCTGTTTTTAATGACCAGTCCAGAGTTCCATATGAAACGTCTACTGGCAGCAGGGAGTGGTTGCATTTATCAAATCAACAAAGCGTTTCGTAATGAAGAAAATGGCCGCTTCCACAATCCAGAGTTCACTATGTTGGAGTGGTACCGCGTAGGCTTTGACCATCATAAATTGATGGATGAAATGGATGACTTGCTGCAACTTGTGCTCAAGGTTGGACAGGCCGAGCGTATGACCTATCAGCAGGCGTTTATGCGAGTATTAGGCGTGTGCCCACTTGAGGGGTCGATGCAAGAGCTTAAGCTTACCGCGGCTAAGTTAGGGTTAAGTGATATCGCCGAACCAGAGCAAGACCGCGATACTTTACTGCAGCTACTGTTTAGCGTGGGCGTAGAAGCGAAAATCGGCCAACAGGTGCCTGCGTTTGTTTATGATTTTCCGGCGAGCCAAGCAGCCCTTGCCAAGATTAACCCAAATGATGCACGCGTTGCAGATCGCTTTGAGGTTTATTTTAAAGGAATTGAGTTGGCAAATGGTTTCCATGAGTTGGATAACCCAACTGAGCAATTGAGTCGCTTTGAGCAAGATAATGCCAAACGTACGGAGATGGGGCTGTCTCCTCAGCCGATAGATTTCCATTTGATTGAGGCATTAAAGTCTGGGTTACCAGAATGTGCTGGTGTCGCACTGGGTGTGGATCGCTTAATCATGTTAGCGCTTGATTGCGAGCATATTGATCAAGTGACTGCGTTTCCGTTTCCAAACGCTTAA